The Streptomyces sp. NBC_01244 genome contains a region encoding:
- a CDS encoding SUKH-4 family immunity protein, with the protein MVTFAQAQERAEEWINGDVPAYQHREVRVREFGLGFVVWAEDRAAGPVSGAGRQRLVIARDSGEVTLWPGLPVGEVIRRYEEEYGASAAQAEASVPVPRIDSEQTSFMLSPPEWLQEAADRAGIPAAPVAPAAPAAPEAPVAPSVPVGQAAPAAPSDAGPPDPQPVPLRRGGEVPYEPTANDGMPAAVPTGATPWAGTDVNPGADSVSVPLPATVFAPPLSGTDLDDAPASSGPGPEARTTLMPRGSELPKTAVVPALDPESSRQGQGQGSGSAAGSGGVSRGDIADAPTSKARVNRPGAPAPVTPPGPPGAPGGGAGSPAYAATMLAGPGGPQQPVPPGPPGAPGAPGAPGGGLDHAATMLAGPAVTGQPAPPGPPGAPGSSGGRGDAYAATMLAGPGVPQPPGPPGVPSGAGQPPAPPGPPGAPGGGAHHAATMLAGPGVPQPPGPPGAPGAPGAPGAPGGGLDHAATMLAGPAVTGQPAPPGPPGPAPQSPVHAPQAPAPQAPASGAPTVGPGYQAVLRYRAPDGSEQQLIRRSAPGTPHPEWQILYELRAMNVPPQQVLELHTELASCELPGGYCARMIRETWPQVRITSVAPYGTDHAGRQQGVRHLLTHQGELHQVADGPARPAPVRAPLQQVPLQPAIPLDAIAQELAGAFGPQGVFRFEQRAVSRQGVPEIVAQTLMWSGLPVDFGPFFWAQAVPGAPLPTLAELAAQRQVQPASDAGSYLVVGSDFGKALCVQYGTAHIVAVPVESGPGGAPVPPQFVNSSLPQFVRSLAMLGHMWRLRQHLTPEQAGRWTVDFQANLAGLDSAALASPENWWSVLLEQMWDGLL; encoded by the coding sequence ATGGTGACGTTTGCGCAGGCGCAGGAGCGCGCCGAGGAATGGATCAACGGGGACGTGCCCGCGTACCAGCACCGCGAGGTGCGCGTACGGGAGTTCGGACTCGGTTTCGTCGTGTGGGCGGAGGACCGCGCTGCGGGCCCCGTGTCGGGGGCCGGCCGGCAGCGGCTCGTCATCGCGCGGGACAGCGGGGAGGTGACGCTCTGGCCCGGCCTGCCGGTGGGTGAGGTGATCCGCCGTTACGAGGAGGAGTACGGGGCGTCCGCCGCGCAGGCCGAGGCTTCGGTGCCGGTGCCGCGCATCGACTCGGAACAGACCTCGTTCATGCTGAGTCCGCCCGAGTGGCTCCAGGAGGCGGCGGACCGGGCGGGGATCCCGGCGGCTCCGGTGGCCCCGGCGGCGCCCGCCGCTCCGGAAGCGCCGGTGGCCCCTTCGGTGCCGGTCGGGCAGGCGGCTCCGGCCGCTCCTTCCGATGCGGGCCCTCCGGATCCGCAGCCGGTGCCGTTGCGGCGCGGGGGAGAGGTCCCGTACGAGCCGACCGCCAACGACGGGATGCCCGCCGCGGTGCCGACCGGGGCCACGCCCTGGGCCGGTACCGACGTGAACCCCGGTGCGGACTCCGTGTCCGTACCGCTACCGGCGACGGTGTTCGCGCCGCCGCTGTCCGGAACGGACCTGGACGACGCCCCGGCATCGTCGGGGCCGGGCCCGGAGGCGCGCACGACCCTGATGCCCAGGGGCAGTGAGCTGCCGAAGACGGCCGTCGTGCCCGCGCTGGACCCGGAGTCCTCGAGGCAGGGGCAGGGGCAGGGCTCCGGCTCCGCCGCCGGTTCCGGCGGGGTGTCCCGTGGGGACATCGCCGACGCGCCGACGAGCAAGGCCCGGGTCAACCGGCCCGGGGCCCCCGCGCCCGTGACTCCGCCGGGTCCGCCCGGTGCGCCCGGCGGCGGTGCCGGGTCGCCTGCGTACGCCGCCACCATGCTCGCGGGCCCCGGCGGTCCGCAGCAGCCCGTGCCGCCCGGCCCGCCCGGTGCTCCGGGTGCGCCCGGCGCTCCCGGTGGCGGGCTGGACCATGCCGCGACGATGCTGGCGGGTCCGGCCGTGACCGGGCAGCCCGCGCCTCCCGGTCCGCCGGGGGCTCCCGGGTCGTCCGGCGGGCGCGGAGACGCCTACGCCGCCACCATGCTGGCCGGCCCCGGCGTACCCCAGCCGCCCGGCCCGCCCGGGGTTCCGTCGGGCGCCGGGCAGCCGCCCGCGCCTCCCGGTCCCCCCGGAGCGCCCGGTGGTGGCGCGCACCACGCGGCCACGATGCTGGCCGGTCCCGGCGTACCCCAGCCGCCCGGTCCGCCGGGGGCCCCCGGTGCTCCGGGTGCGCCCGGCGCTCCCGGTGGCGGGCTGGACCATGCCGCGACGATGCTGGCCGGTCCGGCCGTGACCGGGCAGCCCGCGCCGCCCGGCCCTCCCGGTCCCGCGCCGCAGTCACCCGTACACGCGCCGCAGGCACCCGCGCCGCAGGCCCCCGCTTCCGGGGCGCCCACGGTCGGCCCCGGCTACCAGGCCGTACTGCGCTACCGGGCTCCCGACGGCTCCGAGCAGCAGCTCATCCGCCGTTCCGCGCCCGGCACCCCGCACCCGGAGTGGCAGATCCTGTACGAGCTGCGGGCCATGAACGTGCCTCCGCAGCAGGTGCTGGAACTGCACACCGAGCTGGCCTCGTGCGAACTGCCCGGCGGCTACTGCGCGCGCATGATCCGGGAGACCTGGCCTCAGGTCCGGATCACGAGCGTGGCTCCGTACGGCACGGACCACGCGGGCCGGCAGCAGGGCGTGCGGCACCTGCTGACCCACCAGGGCGAACTGCACCAGGTGGCGGACGGCCCGGCGCGCCCCGCGCCGGTGCGCGCACCGCTGCAGCAGGTGCCGTTGCAGCCGGCGATCCCGCTGGACGCGATCGCGCAGGAGCTGGCGGGGGCGTTCGGGCCGCAGGGCGTGTTCCGCTTCGAGCAGCGCGCGGTGTCCCGGCAGGGTGTGCCGGAGATCGTGGCGCAGACGCTGATGTGGTCGGGTCTGCCCGTCGATTTCGGGCCGTTCTTCTGGGCCCAGGCCGTACCGGGTGCCCCGTTGCCGACGCTGGCCGAGCTGGCGGCGCAGCGGCAGGTGCAGCCGGCCTCGGACGCGGGCTCGTACCTGGTGGTGGGCAGCGACTTCGGCAAGGCGCTGTGCGTGCAGTACGGGACCGCGCACATCGTGGCGGTGCCGGTGGAGAGCGGTCCGGGCGGGGCGCCGGTGCCCCCGCAGTTCGTCAACTCCTCGCTGCCGCAGTTCGTACGGTCGCTGGCGATGCTGGGTCACATGTGGCGACTGCGCCAGCATCTGACGCCGGAGCAGGCGGGCCGCTGGACCGTCGATTTCCAGGCGAACCTGGCGGGGCTGGACAGTGCGGCGCTCGCGTCGCCGGAGAACTGGTGGTCGGTGCTGCTGGAGCAGATGTGGGACGGGCTCCTCTGA
- the glmU gene encoding bifunctional UDP-N-acetylglucosamine diphosphorylase/glucosamine-1-phosphate N-acetyltransferase GlmU has product MSANRPAAVVVLAAGEGTRMKSATPKVLHEISGRSLVGHVVAASRELDPTHLVVVVGHAREQVTAHLAAIDADVRTAVQYEQNGTGHAVRMALEELAADRPAGTVVVVCGDTPLLTGETLAALTATHEADGNAVTVLTAEVPDSTGYGRIIRGADGAVTAIVEHKDATDAQRAIREINSGVFAFDGALLVDALGKVRTDNSQGEEYLTDVLGILREAGHRVGAAVGADHRQILGINNRVQLAEARALLNARLLERAMLAGVTIVDPASTLVDVTVTFGQDAIVHPGTQLLGTTHIAERAEVGPNTRLKDTHVGAGARVDNTVADTAVVGASASVGPFAYLRPGTNLGAKAKAGTYVEMKNATIGEGTKVPHLSYVGDATIGEYTNIGAASVFVNYDGEHKHHTTVGSHCKTGSDNMFVAPVTIGDGAYTAAGSVITKDVPPGALAVARGQQRNIEGWVARKRPGSAAATAAQSAVHEDSAER; this is encoded by the coding sequence GTGAGCGCCAACCGCCCGGCAGCCGTCGTCGTACTCGCAGCGGGTGAAGGCACCCGCATGAAGTCGGCCACACCCAAGGTTCTGCACGAGATCAGCGGGCGCTCGCTCGTCGGTCACGTCGTCGCCGCCTCCCGCGAGCTGGACCCCACCCACCTCGTCGTCGTCGTCGGGCACGCCCGCGAGCAGGTCACCGCGCACCTCGCCGCGATCGACGCCGACGTCCGCACGGCAGTCCAGTACGAGCAGAACGGCACCGGGCACGCCGTCCGGATGGCCCTCGAAGAGCTCGCCGCCGACCGGCCCGCCGGCACCGTGGTCGTCGTCTGCGGCGACACGCCGCTGCTGACCGGCGAGACCCTGGCCGCGCTGACGGCCACGCACGAGGCCGACGGCAACGCCGTCACCGTGCTGACCGCCGAGGTCCCCGACTCCACCGGGTACGGCCGGATCATCCGCGGCGCCGACGGCGCGGTCACCGCCATCGTCGAGCACAAGGACGCGACCGACGCCCAGCGCGCCATCCGCGAGATCAACTCCGGGGTCTTCGCCTTCGACGGCGCCCTCCTTGTCGACGCCCTCGGCAAGGTCCGCACCGACAACAGCCAGGGCGAGGAGTACCTCACCGACGTGCTCGGCATCCTGCGCGAGGCCGGCCACCGCGTCGGCGCGGCCGTGGGCGCGGACCACCGGCAGATCCTCGGGATCAACAACCGGGTCCAGCTCGCCGAGGCCCGCGCACTGCTGAACGCCCGCCTGCTGGAGCGCGCCATGCTCGCCGGCGTGACGATCGTCGACCCGGCGAGCACCCTCGTCGACGTGACGGTGACTTTCGGCCAGGACGCGATCGTGCACCCCGGCACCCAGCTGCTCGGCACCACGCACATCGCCGAGCGGGCCGAGGTCGGCCCCAACACCCGCCTGAAGGACACGCACGTGGGCGCGGGCGCCCGCGTGGACAACACGGTGGCGGACACCGCCGTCGTCGGCGCCTCGGCGAGCGTCGGCCCCTTCGCGTACCTGCGTCCGGGCACGAACCTGGGCGCGAAGGCCAAGGCCGGCACGTACGTGGAGATGAAGAACGCCACGATCGGCGAGGGCACCAAGGTCCCGCACCTGTCCTACGTCGGCGACGCGACGATCGGCGAGTACACGAACATCGGCGCCGCCAGCGTGTTCGTCAACTACGACGGCGAGCACAAGCACCACACGACCGTCGGCTCACACTGCAAGACGGGTTCGGACAACATGTTTGTGGCTCCCGTCACCATCGGGGACGGCGCCTACACGGCCGCCGGCTCCGTGATCACCAAGGACGTGCCGCCCGGCGCCCTGGCCGTGGCCCGTGGCCAGCAGCGGAATATCGAGGGCTGGGTGGCCCGCAAGCGTCCGGGAAGCGCGGCCGCGACCGCGGCCCAGTCGGCGGTCCACGAGGACTCCGCCGAACGCTGA
- a CDS encoding sensor histidine kinase → MTSTGEEQGEAGAGRDGPLWWERRRSAVLDAGLGVVSAAECGVEGVWFAHEAGIPVFAGVLFGVLVGSVLVLRRRWPIVVVLVGIAVAPAAMGFLLGLVGLYTLAASEVPRRITATLASMSLAATYVAMYMRTRNDPEITLTFAVTLSVFVAVALTVPPVLFGLYTAARRRLMESLQERADSLERELSLLADRAEERAEWARTEERTRIAREMHDVVAHRVSLMVVHAAAVQAIAAKDPVKAAKNAALVGDMGRQALTELREMLGVLRAQAPKPAVVATPVALVGSFEDGPTLSELEALVGQSRAAGMLVELDVHGEYSAYVAEVEQTAYRVVQEALTNCHKHAAGARVVVRLAHREGEVAMQVENGPCDGKATEPGLPSGGNGLVGMRERVLGLGGVFVSGPTDEGGFKVSAVLPGERKGGEPG, encoded by the coding sequence ATGACCAGTACGGGGGAAGAGCAGGGAGAGGCGGGGGCCGGGCGGGACGGGCCTCTGTGGTGGGAGCGGCGCAGGTCGGCCGTGCTGGACGCGGGGCTCGGCGTGGTGTCCGCCGCCGAGTGCGGGGTGGAGGGCGTCTGGTTCGCCCACGAGGCCGGGATCCCGGTCTTCGCCGGGGTGCTGTTCGGGGTGCTGGTCGGGTCGGTGCTCGTGCTGCGGCGGCGCTGGCCGATCGTCGTGGTGCTGGTCGGCATCGCGGTGGCGCCGGCGGCCATGGGGTTCCTGCTCGGGCTGGTCGGGCTGTACACGCTGGCCGCCTCCGAGGTGCCCCGGCGGATCACCGCGACCCTGGCGTCGATGTCGCTGGCCGCGACCTATGTGGCGATGTACATGCGGACCCGGAACGACCCCGAGATCACCCTCACCTTCGCCGTCACCCTGTCCGTGTTCGTGGCGGTGGCGCTCACCGTGCCGCCGGTGCTCTTCGGCCTGTACACGGCGGCCCGCAGGCGGCTGATGGAGAGCCTGCAGGAGCGGGCGGACTCGCTGGAGCGGGAGCTGTCGCTGCTCGCGGACCGGGCCGAGGAACGCGCCGAGTGGGCCCGTACGGAGGAGCGGACCCGGATCGCACGGGAGATGCACGACGTCGTGGCCCACCGGGTGTCGCTCATGGTCGTGCACGCGGCGGCGGTCCAGGCGATCGCCGCCAAGGACCCGGTGAAGGCGGCGAAGAACGCGGCGCTGGTCGGGGACATGGGACGCCAGGCGCTGACGGAGCTGCGCGAGATGCTCGGCGTGCTGCGGGCGCAGGCGCCGAAGCCGGCGGTCGTGGCCACGCCGGTGGCCCTCGTGGGGAGCTTCGAGGACGGACCGACGCTGAGCGAGCTGGAGGCGCTGGTGGGACAGTCGCGGGCGGCCGGGATGCTCGTGGAGCTGGACGTGCACGGCGAGTACTCCGCGTACGTGGCGGAGGTGGAGCAGACCGCCTACCGGGTCGTGCAGGAGGCGCTGACCAACTGCCACAAGCACGCCGCGGGCGCGCGGGTCGTCGTACGGCTGGCGCACCGGGAGGGAGAGGTGGCCATGCAGGTGGAGAACGGCCCCTGCGACGGCAAGGCGACCGAGCCGGGGCTGCCCAGTGGCGGGAACGGCCTGGTGGGGATGCGCGAGCGGGTGCTCGGACTGGGCGGGGTGTTCGTGTCCGGCCCGACGGACGAGGGCGGCTTCAAGGTCTCGGCGGTCCTGCCGGGCGAGCGGAAAGGGGGAGAGCCGGGATGA
- a CDS encoding SMI1/KNR4 family protein: protein MTTGRLGHQAAPPNAAYSGQVVHFPDPVRAARHPHGVRIDANGHPDFAPYARAAVEIAEPPEGFGVDELRLTDCVSANAAMRATGHELWDTVGPVSTPHGWTWHHVSGTRRMELVPVEVKSLLRHHAGLATAAVDHDKRGTRPLQEVRPVHLGLPKTVVSVSEQQVQGVEEDLGYRLPEAYRSFLKAAGGCAPVGTGLDVELGLLVDQPFFTVREEAAVNDLVYVNKCLRDHLTKDYLCVAFAQGGLLAVKVRGESSAGGVGSVWFSPFDDARDQDGWSVQERVERLLLPCGADFDAFLERLAGNPPELETVAGLMVDGGFARSVPVSGAGSGAGPGSGSAERSVPGAGPASAPVEG from the coding sequence ATGACGACAGGTCGGCTCGGGCATCAGGCCGCGCCACCCAACGCCGCTTATTCGGGGCAGGTCGTGCATTTCCCGGACCCCGTCCGGGCCGCGCGCCATCCCCACGGAGTCCGCATCGACGCGAACGGGCACCCCGACTTCGCGCCGTACGCCCGTGCGGCCGTCGAGATCGCCGAGCCCCCGGAGGGCTTCGGCGTGGACGAGCTGCGCCTGACGGACTGCGTGTCCGCGAACGCGGCCATGCGGGCGACCGGCCACGAACTGTGGGACACGGTCGGCCCGGTGTCGACCCCGCACGGCTGGACCTGGCACCACGTGTCCGGCACGCGCCGCATGGAGCTGGTCCCGGTCGAGGTGAAGTCGCTGCTGAGGCACCACGCCGGTCTGGCAACGGCGGCGGTGGACCACGACAAGCGCGGGACGCGGCCCTTGCAGGAAGTGCGCCCGGTGCACCTGGGGCTGCCCAAGACGGTGGTATCGGTGTCCGAGCAGCAGGTCCAGGGCGTCGAGGAGGACCTCGGCTACCGGCTCCCGGAGGCGTACCGCTCCTTCCTGAAGGCGGCGGGCGGCTGCGCGCCGGTGGGCACCGGCCTCGACGTGGAGCTGGGACTGCTGGTGGACCAGCCGTTCTTCACGGTGCGCGAGGAGGCGGCGGTCAACGACCTCGTCTACGTCAACAAGTGCCTGCGGGACCACCTGACGAAGGACTACCTGTGCGTGGCCTTCGCGCAGGGCGGGCTGCTCGCGGTGAAGGTGCGCGGGGAGTCCTCGGCGGGCGGAGTCGGTTCGGTCTGGTTCTCCCCGTTCGACGATGCGCGCGACCAGGACGGCTGGTCGGTCCAGGAACGCGTGGAGCGGTTGCTGCTGCCGTGCGGTGCGGATTTCGACGCCTTCCTGGAACGGCTGGCGGGCAATCCGCCGGAACTGGAAACGGTGGCCGGTCTGATGGTGGACGGCGGATTCGCGCGCTCGGTTCCCGTGTCGGGAGCGGGTTCGGGAGCAGGGCCGGGCTCCGGGTCGGCAGAACGTTCGGTTCCGGGTGCCGGTCCGGCATCGGCACCGGTGGAAGGGTGA
- a CDS encoding YwqJ-related putative deaminase translates to MQNTATRTDAADAHSGGAGALGSARSSGSAGPTDSRGPADPPGPTGSGGPAVVPAQARAAADQGPGDPRLRWGGGDGRPAVPTLRFRRDGILPTVAAALSVRGETLTGTAGKADLSPVLHALVQDFLDTLTSGQRERFTGRCPEAILLSRHLAAVEGARSKRASRKPLAPSEARRSLKHSKITARRIREDGDPLHGSYAPPCRSCEALLAHFGVRPVDLTHPE, encoded by the coding sequence ATGCAGAACACGGCAACACGTACAGACGCGGCCGACGCCCACTCAGGAGGCGCGGGAGCCCTGGGATCCGCGCGATCCTCGGGATCCGCGGGCCCCACGGACTCCCGCGGACCGGCGGACCCGCCCGGTCCCACGGGATCCGGTGGCCCGGCGGTCGTCCCGGCGCAGGCCCGCGCGGCGGCCGACCAGGGCCCCGGCGACCCCCGGCTGCGCTGGGGCGGAGGGGACGGCCGCCCCGCCGTGCCCACGCTCCGCTTCCGCCGCGACGGGATCCTGCCCACCGTGGCCGCCGCCCTGTCCGTACGCGGCGAAACCCTCACCGGGACCGCCGGCAAGGCCGACCTGTCCCCCGTCCTGCACGCCCTCGTACAGGACTTCCTCGACACCCTCACGAGCGGCCAACGCGAACGTTTCACCGGCCGATGTCCGGAGGCGATCCTGCTCTCCCGCCACCTCGCCGCCGTCGAGGGCGCCCGCAGCAAGCGCGCCTCGCGCAAGCCCCTGGCGCCCAGCGAGGCGCGCCGCTCGCTGAAGCACTCCAAGATCACCGCTCGCCGCATCCGCGAGGACGGCGACCCGCTCCACGGCAGCTACGCACCGCCCTGCCGCTCCTGCGAGGCCCTCCTCGCCCACTTCGGCGTACGCCCCGTCGACCTCACTCACCCCGAGTAG
- a CDS encoding SUKH-3 domain-containing protein, with protein MTTTSASYARSSATRFPVAVDSALRTAGWEPGRWDIKQAEYWADALRDHTTPAGHRHTVFPAAVEAWAEFGNLTVTAPGPGRQIAPTAIRLDPLTGLHLARTFADLGRALSTQLCPLGVEADTDPAGGGSHFALDREGRVYCVDHTGDWYLGSSLDEALTLLLTGLQPTRLTTG; from the coding sequence ATGACGACCACCTCCGCTTCGTACGCCCGCTCCTCCGCGACCCGCTTCCCCGTCGCCGTGGACTCCGCCCTGCGCACCGCCGGCTGGGAGCCGGGCCGCTGGGACATCAAGCAGGCCGAGTACTGGGCCGACGCCCTGCGCGACCACACCACCCCCGCCGGGCACCGGCACACCGTGTTTCCGGCAGCCGTCGAGGCCTGGGCGGAGTTCGGGAACCTCACCGTCACCGCCCCGGGCCCCGGCCGCCAGATCGCGCCCACCGCGATACGCCTGGACCCGCTCACCGGCCTGCACCTCGCCCGTACCTTCGCGGACCTCGGCCGCGCCCTCTCCACCCAGCTCTGCCCGCTCGGCGTCGAGGCCGACACGGACCCGGCCGGGGGAGGCTCCCACTTCGCCCTCGACCGCGAGGGCCGCGTCTACTGCGTGGACCACACCGGCGACTGGTACCTCGGCTCGAGCCTCGACGAGGCCCTCACCCTCCTCCTGACGGGCCTCCAGCCGACCCGCCTGACGACGGGCTGA